The genomic stretch GCCTTTTCCTAAACACAATTTTTTAACCCCGTAATTATTTAGTTTCTTTTTAGTTCTATCATTTTATCAATAACAAATCGAGCGAAGGGAAAAGCACAAGTGAACGCAGGAGAGACTGCGTTTAAAATATGCAACGTACGATTATCTCCTTCGATAATAAAATCTTGAACTAATTCCAGAGATTCTTTATTGAGCAGTTGTGCACGAATACCAGGTCGTAGATAGTCGCCAAAACCATCCTTATCTAAATGACGAACCATCTTCTCAGCCAATTGAATAAAATGTCTTCTATTGTATTTTTTCATTTCATTACTTGCCAGCGACCTAAAATTAAACGAGTTCGTAATAAATAACTTCATTTCATAACCCGCAACTAAAAGAAACTCTCCAATATTAAAATTTTGCATACCTAAATAGTTTTCTCTCCAAAACGCTGGTATCGCAGTAGGACCAATTTTTATATTTCCATCTACTGTTTTTGTAAAATGTACTCCCAAAAAAGGATTTGCTAAATTTGGTACAGGATATATATTTGTTCGAATGTCAGTTTTATTTTTTGTGTACTTTAAATATACTCCTTTAAAAGGTATAATGGTATATTTCTTTCCAAAATTAAAATCATGAGCAATTTTATCAGCATATAATCCTGCTGCATTAATAATATAATCGGCTTTAATTTTTAACTCTCCCGCCATCACCAATCCATTCTTATAGCCAGTGTAAGGTGTATTAAAAAAAATATCTACTCGCATCTGAATCAAAGTCTCTTTTAATTTTTGACAAACTTCCATGGGATCAACAGATGATGTTGTTGGTGAATATAGTGCTTTTTCCACTGTTCTAATATTCGGTTCAATTTGGGCTGCCTCCCTTTCGTCTACCCATAATAAATTTACACCATTACGATCGGCACGGCGTTTTAATTCTTCTAACCCTTGTATTTCTTCGACCGAAGTTGCAACTACGAGTTTACCGCAACGATTTATCTTAATCCCCCTGTCAAGACAATAATTGGTCATTTCAGTATTTCCATCACGAGTAAACCGGGCTTTCAAGCTATCAGCGGTATAGTAAAATCCAGCGTGTAGTACACCACTATTTCTACCGCTAGAATGTTGCGCTACTTGTGATTCCTTTTCTAGGATCGCCAATGCTAATGAGGAATCTCGTTTTTTTAATTCAAAAGCTATGCTTAGGCCAATTATCCCTGCACCGATAATTACAATGTCGTATTTATCCAATTTTTTTCCTCCATTACCAGTCATAATTTTCTTCATAGCCAAGCGTTATTAAGACATCCCCCGCTATTTCTTTAAACGCCTTTTTATGCTCATCAGAAAAATGATTCTTCCAATCCCCAATTATCCCTTTTCTAAAAGTTGGACTATCAACGTTAAAAACCTTATTCGAAATGACTAAGATTTGTTCGTTTGGTATTGTTATTCCTAAATGACGTAGAACCTTCTCAATTTGCTGAATTTGCTTTTCTTTAGATCCGTTACCTTCTGGACCAATTAAATCTTCATAGCGAACCATTAAATTGTACTCATAATTATTCCATTTTAGGTATTCTCTAAAAACAGTTCCAATATCTTCTTGACCGTATCTTTTCGAACACTGATCCCTGGATACGCCGGAAATCCCAGTTAACAATCGTTGGTGATCATCTTTTAGACGAATTAAGTAATCAGTATACCTAACATATTCCTTTTTGGTCGCGTAATTCACCCATGATACTACAACATCCCTTGGATCACGCACCATTAACAGTGTCTTAAATTTATTTTTTTCGACTATATTCACATTCGTATATGTCGGATACAAGTGAGACGATACATACTGTCCTTTGCGTAACGAATCAAATATTGTTATCAATTGATGCGGTTCTTCATGTTCTACATGATAACCTGAATACCGTAAAGCCTTTATGCTATTTATACATGTAGTTAGGAGATTAGTGCCTGCCTTTGGAATACTGTTCACTAATACTTTAAATTCACAGTTATGATTATTTGCTTTGTTTGTAAATAATTCATTCCCATTAATTAAATTAAGTATATTTTTAGCATCAACATTATTTTCATTAATAGAAATAGCAATCTCTAAATCTTTAATCGCAGACTCTGTATTACCTAGCAAATGATATAATTGCGCTCTATGATATCTAACCCAATACTCATCAAATCCGTATACTAGTGATTGATTATAATAATCTATAGCTAAATGTAGATCAAAACCACTTACATGTTTTACGTATGCTAATAGATAATTTATCTCGGGATTATGGGGATGCTCTGTAAGCAATTCTTCTAATATCGTATCAGCGATCCTGTAATTTTTAGTATCAATAAGCTCCCGAACGTTTTCAACCGTTTTTCTTAATATCTCTTTATCCATTTCCTTCTCCTTAACTATTCTTGTTAACAAAATCTACTTTCCATACTTTTATTAATTTTAGCTCATATTTCTTAGAAGATTCGTTAGCAATGATTTCAGTAATTACCTCCTCTTCCTGTTCAATATCAAAAGCAATAGCTGAGCAAGAATGAATCTTAAGATGCCATGCAACTGTATAATAGGCTCCAAATTCCTTTTGTGTTTTATTAGAAAATACTCTTAAACCTGCGTTAAGGTCATCTGCTCCTTCAAATGAAATCTCTAAAATATATCTCCCTTTTTTCAATAATTCTATAGGCCTAGAGACTAAGCAAAACCCACGCATCTTTAATAAAAAAGTCTGCTAATCCCCTGTCTGAGGCGCTGTTGGAGAATTGTCATGAAAACGCGACAATTCCCACGGGAAAATGGATGTAATTAGATTAATTTCCAGAAAATTTTAAAGGATTCCCGTTACCTTTGTCGAAGTGAGTGGTTGCAAAGCAAAACACTGAACAAAGGGGGAATCCTCAGTGCAAAGCGTAGCACAGCCACTCGAAGAAGTCCAGAAAATTTTTTGTAGAACACCTGGTGGAAAAAAAGCGGGCCGACTAATTCAACATTTTACGCAGTACGCCTCAAAGGTATATGGCTTTTCGCAGATGGTCCGTCAAGCAAAGGATGGTCGCAAACAACCCCGTATCAAAGCCCCAGCCATTTTTACCGTCGCTTTTTTTGGCGCCTTTTTCTGTATGGAAAGTATGGAGCAGATGGACCGTTGGCAAAAAACCGGGGTATTCCGTCAATTGGTTCCCAAAAACATTCGATTGCCATCACATGATACGGTGCGACAAGCCTTGACCCCCTGTGTTAGGCTAGTTGTCGTAGGACCTAAAGGAGTATAATTATAAAAAGCCTTTAGGGAGGACGTACACATGACTGGCCAACGAGGACATAAATACAGTCCGGAGTTTAAAGAATCCATCGTCCGACGGATGATGCCACCAGAGAACGCCACCGTAGCCGAACTGTCGGAAGAGACCGGTGTCACTGAGGTGACTTTATACAAATGGAGACGAGAAGCACGGATTAACGGAAACGCAACACCCGGGGATGGGCGTGAATCAGAGCAATGGAGTTCGGAAGACAAGTTCCTTATTGTCATGGAAACCTACGCCATGAACGAGAATGACCTCAGTGAGTATTGCCGCAAAAAGGGACTGTATCCGGAACAAATCGAAGCTTGGCGGAAAACCTGTCTTCATGCCAACGCTCG from Heliomicrobium modesticaldum Ice1 encodes the following:
- the lhgO gene encoding L-2-hydroxyglutarate oxidase, encoding MKKIMTGNGGKKLDKYDIVIIGAGIIGLSIAFELKKRDSSLALAILEKESQVAQHSSGRNSGVLHAGFYYTADSLKARFTRDGNTEMTNYCLDRGIKINRCGKLVVATSVEEIQGLEELKRRADRNGVNLLWVDEREAAQIEPNIRTVEKALYSPTTSSVDPMEVCQKLKETLIQMRVDIFFNTPYTGYKNGLVMAGELKIKADYIINAAGLYADKIAHDFNFGKKYTIIPFKGVYLKYTKNKTDIRTNIYPVPNLANPFLGVHFTKTVDGNIKIGPTAIPAFWRENYLGMQNFNIGEFLLVAGYEMKLFITNSFNFRSLASNEMKKYNRRHFIQLAEKMVRHLDKDGFGDYLRPGIRAQLLNKESLELVQDFIIEGDNRTLHILNAVSPAFTCAFPFARFVIDKMIELKRN
- a CDS encoding sulfotransferase domain-containing protein — translated: MDKEILRKTVENVRELIDTKNYRIADTILEELLTEHPHNPEINYLLAYVKHVSGFDLHLAIDYYNQSLVYGFDEYWVRYHRAQLYHLLGNTESAIKDLEIAISINENNVDAKNILNLINGNELFTNKANNHNCEFKVLVNSIPKAGTNLLTTCINSIKALRYSGYHVEHEEPHQLITIFDSLRKGQYVSSHLYPTYTNVNIVEKNKFKTLLMVRDPRDVVVSWVNYATKKEYVRYTDYLIRLKDDHQRLLTGISGVSRDQCSKRYGQEDIGTVFREYLKWNNYEYNLMVRYEDLIGPEGNGSKEKQIQQIEKVLRHLGITIPNEQILVISNKVFNVDSPTFRKGIIGDWKNHFSDEHKKAFKEIAGDVLITLGYEENYDW
- a CDS encoding transposase; translation: MTGQRGHKYSPEFKESIVRRMMPPENATVAELSEETGVTEVTLYKWRREARINGNATPGDGRESEQWSSEDKFLIVMETYAMNENDLSEYCRKKGLYPEQIEAWRKTCLHANARQTAESKELKTELREEKKRSKSLERDLRRKEKALAEAAALLVLQKKVQAIWGEPEDE